One window of Kryptolebias marmoratus isolate JLee-2015 linkage group LG3, ASM164957v2, whole genome shotgun sequence genomic DNA carries:
- the LOC108241461 gene encoding uncharacterized protein LOC108241461, whose amino-acid sequence MKIRMIITIIFLLDGLWETEALKGEVGQAIMITCSHSNADTNVKYFCKGECYERDILITSRKSKTDSNEKYSIKDEGNTFYVTISDLQLEDSGTYWCGIERVGIDTYNKVIITVKAEEKSSGDHLKSLGSQNLAYIGAGLSVVLLVLVAVIGLFFRLRKRDRSTSSENNNDMKRATPSTKKKSASVNGDQEMKCRSGPPSKQHRDASRVDAGNIYSNVSSETQTNSDDLSYATVSFRKNTDCTSVTSQTESTTYSSVKYEPKGSCNTGDEILGWKDALGKTFSCGKIFGGLINIVCINVKCFCCCFVFLMIVSAGFLSASENTKPSITNCKETENFIKFNGESVTIDCKYPQNNMRYFCTEELNMCYDISSSMKLPNKFSLTSDNRQVIISKLTEQDSGRYWCGVCKNDDDDDDIMCSSQVFLYISNRDTFDLMKLDYVPSQTAHIACKYSDRWKSGTKVLCKETRPFVCKEIINTTQEAVGRFHIKDNKETNSFSVDIKNLTEADSGIYWCLSGKNEFVATELSVASNNVGMIAGITVCLVGILVVVTVLILCRRKLPKTQVCCAAGDSAEQTPTQNTEAKNADHHYDEIQDQQQQPKTTPNVYATISRPADQMHYATVDFQNDANSLDKNPSFDKSESHPPAEITLYSTVRNMEEQ is encoded by the exons gGTTATGGGAGACTGAAGCCTTAAAAGGAGAAGTTGGACAAGCAATCATGATAACGTGCTCTCATTCCAACGCTGACACCAACGTCAAATATTTCTGCAAGGGAGAATGTTATGAAAGAGATATCCTGATAACAAGCAGGAAGTCAAAGACAGACTCCAATGAGAAATACAGCATAAAAGATGAAGGAAACACTTTTTATGTCACAATCTCAGATCTGCAGCTTGAAGACTCTGGAACCTACTGGTGTGGAATAGAAAGAGTTGGTATCGACACATATAATAAAGTCATTATTACAGTAAAAGCAG AGGAAAAGAGTTCAGGAGACCACCTCAAATCACTGGGTTCCC AGAACCTGGCGTACATTGGAGCAGGTCTCagtgtggttctgttggttctggtGGCAGTCATTGGATTGTTCTTCAGACTCAGAAAAAGAGATCGGAGCACCTCATCTG AAAATAACAACGACATGAAACGTGCAACACcatccacaaagaaaaaatctgCTTCTGTCAACGGGGATCAAGAAATGAAATGCAGGAGTGGTCCGCCGTCTAAACAGCACCGAGATGCAAGCAGGGTTGATGCAGGAAATATTTACTCCAACGTTTCGTCTGAGACTCAGACCAACTCAGACGACCTGTCTTACGCCACTGTCAGCTTCAGGAAAAACACTGACTGCACAAGCGTCACGTCTCAAACAGAATCAACCACGTATTCATCTGTTAAATATGAACCAAAAGGCTCCTGTAAC ACAGGTGATGAGATCCTGGGCTGGAAAGATGCTCTGG GTAAAACCTTTTCTTGTGGGAAGATATTTGGGggtttaataaatattgtgtGCATTAATGTgaaatgcttttgttgttgttttgttttcttaatgaTAGTTAGTGCAGGTTTTCTGTCTGCGTctgaaaatacaaaaccaaGCATCACAAACT GTAAAGAAACAGAGAACTTCATTAAGTTTAATGGAGAGTCTGTTACAATCGACTGCAAATATCCACAAAACAACATGAGATATTTCTGCACTGAAGAACTCAATATGTGCTATGATATATCATCGTCAATGAAATTGCCAAATAAGTTTTCACTTACAAGTGACAACCGGCAAGTGATCATTTCCAAACTGACTGAGCAGGATTCTGGCAGATACTGGTGTGGTGTGTgcaaaaatgatgatgatgatgatgacatcaTGTGTTCAAGTCAGGTTTTCCTCTATATTTCGA ACAGGGACACATTTGACTTGATGAAACTGGATTATGTTCCTTCACAGACAGCCCACATTGCATGTAAATATTCTGATAGATGGAAAAGTGGTACGAAAGTCCTGTGCAAAGAAACTCGTCCTTTTGTTTGTAAGGAGATAATAAATACAACACAAGAAGCCGTGGGCAGGTTTCAtataaaagacaataaagaaacaaactccTTCTCTGTGGACATCAAAAACCTGACTGAGGCCGACTCTGGAATTTACTGGTGTCTTTCTGGCAAAAATGAATTCGTCGCAACGGAGCTTTCTGTGG CTTCAAACAATGTAGGAATGATTGCTGGTATCACTGTGTGTCTGGTCGGGATATTAGTGGTTGTGACCGTGTTGATACTGTGCAGACGGAAACTACCCAAAACACAAG tGTGCTGCGCTGCAGGGGATTCAGCAGAACAGACgccaacacaaaacacagag GCAAAAAATGCAGATCATCACTACGACGAGATCCAAGATCAGCAACAGCAACCAAAGACAACCCCGAATGTTTATGCCACCATCAGTCGTCCCGCAGACCAGATGCATTACGCCACAGTCGACTTCCAGAATGACGCAAACAGT